Proteins from a single region of Pseudomonas sp. BSw22131:
- a CDS encoding aldehyde dehydrogenase family protein — translation MSRHASTTHAISLNPASGQVFAEYPFESVEQLEQSLERAAAGFKVWREQPVSGRAQVLVNLARVLREKTEAMAQMITAEMGKPIAQARAEIEKCAVTCEWYAQHGPAMLEPEKTSVENDKAYIAYRPLGPVLAVMPWNFPVWQVLRGAIPMILAGNGYVLKHAPNVMGCAFLLRDVWREAGLTEGVFEVINATNEGVSKAIADPRIAAVAVTGSVRAGSAIASQAGAALKKCVLELGGSDPFIVLADANLDEAVKAAMVGRYQNSGQICVAAKRIIVQESVLQAFTDKFVAAVTALKVGDPQLESTYIGPMARYDLRDELHGQVLATLSEGASLLLGGEAIAGDGNYYAPTILADVRPGMTSFKEELFGPVASLIAARDAEHAVELANDSEFGLAGSVWTADEALARDIASRLETGGVFINGYTASDARVPIGGVKKSGFGRELSHFGIREFCNAQTVWIDRR, via the coding sequence ATGTCCAGGCACGCATCCACCACGCACGCTATTTCACTGAACCCCGCCAGCGGCCAGGTTTTTGCGGAGTATCCGTTTGAGAGTGTCGAGCAACTCGAACAGTCGCTGGAACGCGCTGCGGCAGGGTTCAAGGTCTGGCGAGAACAGCCTGTCAGCGGTCGAGCGCAGGTTTTGGTAAACCTGGCGCGGGTGCTGCGCGAAAAAACCGAAGCGATGGCGCAAATGATCACGGCGGAAATGGGCAAGCCGATCGCTCAGGCCCGCGCTGAGATCGAGAAATGCGCCGTCACCTGCGAATGGTATGCACAGCATGGTCCGGCGATGCTGGAACCCGAAAAGACCTCAGTCGAAAACGACAAGGCCTACATCGCGTATCGGCCGCTGGGTCCGGTGCTGGCGGTCATGCCGTGGAACTTCCCGGTCTGGCAAGTCTTGCGCGGCGCCATCCCGATGATTCTGGCGGGCAACGGCTACGTGCTCAAACATGCGCCGAACGTCATGGGCTGCGCCTTTTTGCTGCGCGACGTCTGGCGTGAAGCGGGCCTCACCGAAGGCGTTTTCGAGGTGATCAACGCCACTAACGAGGGCGTGTCCAAGGCCATCGCTGATCCGCGCATCGCTGCCGTTGCCGTGACCGGGAGCGTTCGGGCAGGCTCGGCAATTGCGAGCCAGGCAGGCGCTGCGCTGAAAAAATGCGTGCTGGAACTCGGCGGTTCCGATCCGTTCATTGTGCTGGCCGATGCCAACCTGGACGAAGCGGTCAAGGCCGCGATGGTCGGTCGCTATCAGAACAGCGGACAGATCTGCGTGGCCGCCAAGCGCATCATCGTGCAAGAGAGTGTGTTGCAGGCGTTCACCGACAAGTTCGTCGCGGCGGTCACCGCGCTCAAGGTCGGCGACCCGCAGCTGGAGTCGACTTACATCGGGCCAATGGCCCGTTACGATCTGCGCGACGAGCTCCACGGTCAGGTCCTGGCCACATTGTCCGAAGGCGCGTCGTTGCTGCTCGGCGGCGAAGCCATTGCGGGTGACGGTAACTATTACGCGCCGACCATTCTGGCCGATGTGCGCCCGGGCATGACCTCGTTCAAAGAAGAGCTGTTTGGCCCGGTCGCCTCACTGATCGCCGCCCGTGATGCCGAGCATGCAGTGGAGCTGGCAAACGACAGCGAATTCGGTCTGGCGGGCAGCGTCTGGACCGCCGACGAAGCCCTCGCTCGGGACATCGCGTCACGCCTGGAAACAGGCGGCGTGTTCATCAACGGTTACACCGCTTCCGACGCCCGTGTGCCAATTGGCGGGGTGAAGAAAAGTGGTTTCGGGCGCGAGCTGTCGCACTTCGGCATCCGGGAGTTCTGCAACGCGCAGACGGTGTGGATTGATCGTCGCTAA